CGATGAACTCGCGCCCGATACCGACGCGAAACCTCGTGACTTCTCGCGCCCCGATGAGCTCGGCCGGCGCGCCCTCAACCAGGCTCGTGCCGCCGCGAAGAAACACGGCTATCGGCCGCGCGCGAGCCGTCTCACGAAACCCAAAGGTGATCCGCGTGGTGAGCGAGCCCAGGGTGCCGGCTATTCGGGGGCGCGGCCCGATCCGCGCGATCCACAGCGCCTGAACACCGTGCTCGAGAAGATGCTCGTGAACCTCGGGTGGGATCGCGGTCTGAGCGCGGGGCGCGTGCTCGCCGAATGGGACGACATTGTGGGGCCGGCCATCGCACAGCACTCCCACATCGAAAGCTTCGAGGAAGGCATGCTCGTGGTGAGCACCGATTCATCGGCGTGGGCGGCGCAGCTGCGCATGCTGGGGCCGCAAATCGTGACCCGAATCCACGAGCGCGTGGGAGCGCAGGTGGTGAGCGAGATCAAGGTTGTGGGGCCGAGCACGCAATCCTGGAAGAAGGGCCGGCGCACCGTACATTGGCGAGGGCCGCGCGACACCTACGGGTAGTGCAGCCGCGATGAAAGTGGTGAAAAATCGCCCCCTCACGTAGGCAGATGGCGCTTTTTGGCTCTTTTTCACCACTTTCGTGATTCGGGGGTGGTGATGGGTGGGGGTGAGGAGGGGTGATGGCGGATGTAGGGGAGATGAGGCGGGGTGGGGAGGTAAGGAGGGGCGAAGGCTGGTGCGGGTGAGATGCAAAAGAGGGCCGAAGCCACTTGGCTCCGGCCCTCCTTTTTACAGGGCACCTATGGGATCAGGCCCGACGCTTGCGAGCGATCATCGCGCCACCAGCTGCGAGCAGCGAGAAGGCGAGACCCGCAACGGTGAGGCTCTCGGCACCGGTGCGCGGAAGCGGGCCGCGCGCCTCAGCGGGAGCAGCGGGCTTCGAGTGATCGGCATCGTCGCTCGAATCGTTGATCGGAATCGTCTTGCCGCCATCGGAAGCATCAGCGGAATCATCAGCTTCCCCGTCAGCGGGCGCCTCGTCGTTCGGCTCGTCGACGGGAGTGCCCGAGTCCTCGGAAGGCTGCCCCACCTCATCGTCGGCGGGAAGATCAACCGCGGGCGCGGCCGACGTGCTCACGTCCCAGTTCTTCGCAAAGAAGTTCGCCGGATCGATCGTGCTGTTCTTGGTTGCCCAGTCGATCATGAGGTCACGGATGGCCATCTGCTCGTCGTAGACGATTTCGGCATCCTTGACGGCCGGATAGCCCGAGCCGCCCGACTGGCGATAGTTGTTGAGCGCGAGGATGAACTCGTCGTTGTCCTTCACGGGGGTACCGTCGGGCCACGTGAGGTTCTCGATGCGTTCCCCAACGGGCTTGGAGATGTTGATGTGGTAGCTCACGCCCGAGAGAACGTCGT
The window above is part of the Dermabacter vaginalis genome. Proteins encoded here:
- a CDS encoding DUF721 domain-containing protein; amino-acid sequence: MSETSGGHDRQRPSLNPYALGTWQQGGGAEQGHGVPEQVAGQPRGEGGGEGSEANVGPRMTDELAPDTDAKPRDFSRPDELGRRALNQARAAAKKHGYRPRASRLTKPKGDPRGERAQGAGYSGARPDPRDPQRLNTVLEKMLVNLGWDRGLSAGRVLAEWDDIVGPAIAQHSHIESFEEGMLVVSTDSSAWAAQLRMLGPQIVTRIHERVGAQVVSEIKVVGPSTQSWKKGRRTVHWRGPRDTYG